The proteins below are encoded in one region of Lactuca sativa cultivar Salinas chromosome 3, Lsat_Salinas_v11, whole genome shotgun sequence:
- the LOC111912965 gene encoding transcription factor RAX3, translating into MGRAPCCDKANVKRGPWSPEEDAKLKSYIEEHGTGGNWIALPHKIGLKRCGKSCRLRWLNYLRPNIKHGSFSEEEDHIICTLYLSIGSRWSIIAAQLPGRTDNDIKNYWNTRLKKKLLGKQRKDQQSSKKGAQVKQEMKREVFDDLKPPSLCMSMNLYQSYWPSEYPLILTNPDIHHQEQLHVKNQVPNFNQYPFDTTSNQAEMFHHNCDEKPISTTAYHPQLANTHYYPNGDGINLFQEFNNYPYEINELVYNTTQIEQFDGLIGGLDNIINGSNCTSSSAESTPSWGDPLVCAPPQMGYEDCRRELLQNCHRDQQPSRFQ; encoded by the exons ATGGGAAGAGCACCTTGCTGTGACAAAGCCAACGTCAAAAGAGGTCCTTGGTCACCTGAAGAAGATGCCAAACTCAAGTCTTACATTGAAGAACATGGCACCGGAGGCAACTGGATTGCTCTACCTCACAAAATCG GACTCAAAAGGTGTGGCAAGAGTTGTCGCCTTAGATGGTTAAATTATCTTCGTCCAAACATAAAGCATGGATCTTTCTCCGAAGAAGAAGATCACATCATTTGCACTCTATATCTTAGTATTGGAAGCCG GTGGTCTATCATCGCAGCGCAATTACCTGGAAGAACCGATAATGATATAAAAAACTACTGGAACACGAGGCTAAAGAAAAAGCTTTTGGGAAAGCAGCGTAAAGATCAACAATCGTCAAAGAAAGGTGCGCAAGTCAAGCAAGAAATGAAGAGAGAGGTGTTTGACGATTTAAAGCCACCATCTTTATGCATGAGCATGAATCTTTATCAATCATATTGGCCTTCAGAATACCCTTTGATTCTCACAAACCCTGATATACATCATCAAGAACAACTTCATGTCAAAAACCAAGTTCCCAATTTCAACCAATACCCTTTTGACACAACCTCAAACCAAGCCGAAATGTTCCACCACAACTGTGACGAAAAACCTATCTCTACAACCGCTTATCATCCCCAGTTAGCAAACACACACTATTATCCAAATGGGGATGGAATAAACCTGTTTCAAGAATTCAACAATTACCCTTATGAGATCAATGAATTGGTTTACAACACGACACAAATAGAGCAGTTTGATGGGTTGATAGGGGGTTTGGATAACATCATTAATGGAAGCAATTGTACAAGTTCTTCTGCAGAAAGTACTCCTAGTTGGGGTGATCCTCTTGTATGCGCTCCTCCTCAAATGGGTTATGAAGATTGTCGACGTGAGTTACTGCAAAATTGTCATCGTGATCAGCAGCCAAGTCGATTTCAGTAA